In a genomic window of Bemisia tabaci chromosome 1, PGI_BMITA_v3:
- the LOC109035579 gene encoding uncharacterized protein produces the protein MGLRLAFLLGLAALLRAELAEEPTCPEEDDCDCHYFRINWVTDCSESNLTYIPHDGLDLRVYELNMNGNGLRDVDPFPEGIKLRSLKLADNLLTHIKKDTFAGLQYLVDIDLSGNNIHTIDPEAFKDSPGLIKLEIQNNPLELVGGPFLASRSLLYLYMSDCHISKLSPQFFANITTLHTLDLSGNPLRILEPGIFDDLRSLESLTLNRCNITYISNTAFIFLEHLKVLELAENNLKSVEWPIVLGPLGRLEHLDLRHSGISNLPENAFGNNTWLTRLILAENELTDLDVATTLGHNLIHLSELDLSNCHLKGPLSEDAFANATNLKVLYLAGNHLSAADLAVALAPLVRLQVLSLRNCGLTRFPANTFHRFTCLQELDISRNPLNGAFTALLSPLETLEHLNMGYSNLEHISKNTFERMTSLKTLILSGNRLKSLESGLFQNLTHLKTLELNNCGLGRLNETVFFDNYTYPDLEELRLSGNPLEIPASGSILPHQLSRLRILDLSNCNITHLTQSTFQTSRNITKLILSGNKLSNSEDALKFLEMLPFLENLDMNNNSLSHISPSVFGKNYELMTLKLLGNPWKCDCNIADMWDWASQEKGELGVLVGSTASVGDGVSSSKKKRVLTCFYDIKTSPTKAKATRPGRELATVANKTWARYVKEADCPSTNKIHKPAKIVREIRDVSSQSEFVKEPLHGDRAQPSWTLLIAGSAMLMMAVVALFLTASMFLKKKRTHTLIKAKTPSLDEDVDFAKRGVLNEKPRTLRRVVK, from the exons ATGGGGCTCAGGCTCGCATTCCTCCTCGGCCTGGCCGCCCTGCTCCGCGCCGAGCTGGCCGAGGAACCCACCTGTCCCGAGGAAGACGACTGCGACTGTCATTACTTCAGGATCAATTGGGTTACCGACTGCTCGGAGAGTAACCTAACCTACATCCCGCACGATGGGCTCGATTTGAGGGTCTACGAGCTCAACATGAACGGCAACGGGCTCAGGGATGTTGATCCCTTCCCGGAGGGCATCAAGCTTCGATCCCTCAAGTTGGCTGACAACCTCTTGACGCATATCAAGAAGGACACCTTTGCCGGGCTCCAATATCTCGTCGATATCGACCTTTCCGGCAACAACATCCACACCATCGACCCGGAGGCTTTCAA AGATAGTCCCGGGCTGATCAAACTGGAGATCCAAAACAATCCATTGGAACTGGTTGGAGGTCCTTTCCTGGCGTCAAGGTCTCTTCTCTATCTGTACATGAGTGACTGTCacatttcaaaactttctcCTCAGTTCTTCGCCAATATTACAACCCTCCACACTTTAGATCTGTCTGGAAATCCACTCCGTATTCTGGAACCGGGTATATTCGACGATCTGCGAAGCTTGGAATCCCTGACCCTCAATAGGTGTAATATCACGTACATCTCGAATACAGCTTTCATTTTCTTAGAACATTTGAAAGTGTTGGAATTAGCGGAAAATAATTTGAAGAGTGTCGAATGGCCGATTGTGCTGGGTCCACTGGGTCGACTGGAACACCTGGACCTTCGTCACTCGGGTATATCCAATTTGCCGGAGAACGCGTTCGGAAATAACACGTGGCTAACTCGACTCATTCTGGCAGAAAACGAGTTGACTGACTTGGATGTGGCAACGACACTTGGCCATAATCTGATCCATTTGAGTGAGCTCGATCTCTCCAACTGCCATCTGAAAGGGCCTTTATCCGAGGATGCTTTCGCGAACGCCACTAACCTCAAAGTGCTCTACCTTGCCGGCAACCACCTATCTGCCGCCGATTTGGCCGTCGCTCTAGCGCCTTTGGTCAGGTTGCAAGTATTATCCCTCAGGAATTGCGGCTTGACCAGATTCCCAGCTAACACGTTCCATAGGTTCACGTGTCTTCAGGAGCTGGACATCTCCAGGAACCCGCTCAACGGCGCCTTCACAGCTTTGTTGTCTCCGTTGGAAACGCTCGAGCACTTGAACATGGGCTACAGCAACTTAGAACACATCTCCAAGAACACGTTCGAGAGGATGACCTCCTTGAAGACTTTGATTCTCTCCGGCAACCGGTTGAAAAGCTTGGAGTCAGGTCTCTTCCAGAATCTGACCCACTTGAAGACTTTAGAGCTCAATAACTGCGGTCTCGGAAGACTGAACGAGACCGTTTTCTTCGACAACTACACCTATCCGGACTTGGAAGAATTGAGACTCTCCGGAAACCCTCTGGAGATCCCAGCATCCGGTTCGATCTTGCCTCACCAACTGTCAAGATTGAGAATCTTAGACTTGAGCAACTGTAACATCACGCACTTGACGCAGAGCACTTTCCAGACGTCAAGAAACATCACCAAGCTCATTCTCTCCGGCAACAAGCTGTCCAACTCGGAGGACGCCTTGAAATTCCTCGAGATGCTTCCGTTCCTGGAGAATCTAGACATGAACAACAACAGCCTATCGCACATCTCCCCGTCCGTCTTCGGCAAGAATTACGAGCTGATGACGTTGAAGCTTCTAGGGAACCCATGGAAATGCGACTGTAACATCGCCGACATGTGGGACTGGGCGTCCCAGGAGAAGGGCGAGCTGGGAGTCCTGGTCGGCTCGACGGCGTCCGTTGGCGACGGCGTGAGCAGCTCCAAGAAGAAGCGGGTCCTCACCTGCTTCTACGACATCAAAACATCCCCGACGAAAGCAAAGGCGACGAGACCCGGTAGAGAACTGGCCACGGTCGCCAATAAAACCTGGGCTAGATACGTCAAGGAGGCCGACTGTCCGTCCACGAACAAGATCCACAAACCGGCCAAAATCGTGCGTGAGATCCGCGACGTATCCTCCCAATCGGAGTTCGTCAAGGAGCCTTTGCACGGGGATCGAGCACAGCCGTCGTGGACCCTGCTCATCGCCGGCAGCGCCATGCTCATGATGGCAGTCGTCGCTCTCTTCCTCACCGCCAGCATGTTCTTGAAGAAGAAGCGCACTCACACGCTCATCAAGGCCAAAACTCCCTCTCTCGACGAGGACGTGGATTTCGCCAAAAGGGGCGTCCTCAACGAAAAGCCCCGAACGCTCAGGAGAGTTGTCAAATGA